AAATCACCCTAAGAATCATGTTAAAATTCACAGAGAAAAGCCCTTTATTTGCCTTCACTGTGGAAAGAGTTGCTCAAAAGAAGGAAACCTCAAGGCTCACTTGAGaactcacactggagagaaacctttcaCATGtgaacagtgtggaaagagtttcacagTTAAAGTAAACCTTAAGattcacatgagagttcacactggagagaagccttacaaGTGTCTGCAGTGTGAGAAGAGTTTCACATATCAAACCAGCATGAGACGTCATTTGAAAACTCATTCTGGGGAGAAACTGCCGTTTTCTTCAGTGTGACAAGGTTTTAAAAAAGGGGCAATTTTTACAATCATCTACACATTCATTTTGGAAGACATTCAATTGTAGTCattgtaataaaaacatttgccaTCCCGCTGAAAAGTCATGCAAATGTGAGACACAGTTTGTCTTATTTGTTGAAGAGTATGACAAGGAAACATGTGGTGTGAAATTAAGGCTACATTCATGCTGCAGCTGAATGTGGGCTACATCTGATTGTCACCTTTATGCATCATTCGGGTCATTCCAAGAAATCGGTGCCTTTTCCACTTGGAAAAATtgaaaagtaaaataagtttaatcaataattttgaatatccatgaaatgaagacaccttaaaataacaAGAAGTTGTATTGTCCCAACTCAGGCTatgcaatttattatttttatgatttttttttctacctatgtttagatatttttgtcaaccctgttactgaCACAAGTGTTACTAGATACTAGAGTTTAATAAGAACTcttataaaaaagcattttacttatagatattgattatattaaatgtaagaaataattgtttaaatttacatgTTAAAAAGATAACAGGATTGATATTACATTATGGCCCCACACCCTCAGTCAAGCCTCATAAATCATCAATAATAGAACATGAACATGAGTGAGAAAAACATGCGTATGTTTTAAGTGTTGGAATCCAGGGCCCTCATTTTTCAACAGTGTGTATGCACAGATGTGTGTGTAATGAGTGTGTAAGAACAGTTTCACGCAAAGTGTAAGATCTACCAACTTGTGCTTATACGTAGGATTGTGAAATCTGGTGTTTTATATTCAGACTTGTCTTATCATTTTCCTATATTCCATTATTCTGTAATGAGGGTTAACAAGGTTAAACCGTCACAATATAGCAAAATTACAGCAAtagaaatacagcaaaagagAATTATAAGTTAGTTAAATGTtcataaatttaacattttgattTCTAGTACATTTTGGGATGGTCTGTATAAGGAATATGATGGAGCATATCAACAGTTTGACTGTTAGGGGGCTTAAAAAAATtgcttatttataaaatgataaaaatgcatatttgctataaaataggtaggtttaggtttggggttaagggggctaaaaatctaaatcgcttgttgataaaatgataaaaaggcaTTGATATGAATAtcataatgatataaaataaatgtaaatattttacgttttttagctaaaaatagctgccACCTCTGGAGGCACTGGTGCAAAGTTGTGGACAGGAGAGGCCTCTGGCGCAGACTCATGGACAGGAGAGACCTCTGGAGtagaaaaatgtcttttaataaaaaaaagtttcattaaaGTCCACCTCATAGCAAAGTTCGCAGAAGTCTGCCACATAATCCTCTATGGGCAGGTCTCCCTGTCAGAGACCGACGAGACGATCTGATGGGTTTATGGTAGCGGTCATGTATTCTGTAACTATTAATCCACTGAAGCAAGTTGTGATGAGAACCCAAGTGCAGCTTTATTAAATCCAAAGTGTAATCCAAACAATGACTTGATGACATGACTTGACTATGAACAGACCTAGCATGAACATAAACACAGACTCACCAACAACAGAATACAACATTGATACACAACAAGAGACAATGGCAATATGAGGGCTATATATACCAAACAGTGAGGGTCACATGACACAAACCAACCAATGAGAAACAGACACATGACTAAAACAACCaatgagaacatgacacattGAACTAAGGAACCAATAACAGGAATACATGAGGGCAAGGGAAGCAAGACataaggtgtgttcgacttaacgcagcgctgcgcagctcgatcaaattctgactttaagcATTGCATGctggttagaaattttgtccgacttgaggcggcgccgacgcttcgtgactgtcacgtgtggcatcaaagtgCTGCGATAGCGATTTGAGAGCAGCCGGCTGACTCAGCTggcgcagtttcttcagagcggctgcaggagctctgatgaacacatggctgtttcacaattggccagattcaccgcatgacaatgatcacgtgtgttttgggtttattctaacatcctcaagtccgataatgctgacaaatctgtgtttttagaacagtaaaggtgtttttactgtagtcgcaatgttatattgagtcacatttattcataaaacactgataaaagcatacaTAACCCCACTtcttagtatttaaataatatatgttcatgttgatcattattcttgttaaGATGGCACTGTATTATATGAAACATTTCTGCTGCTCATGAAAGCGCctttgaaaagtctgtgtatttgataaatattgcatttaattcacttcatcagTGATAGAGCATGCAAACCCCGCGAGAGCGTCACTAACGAGAGTAGAAAGTGTCTGACTTGACAGCTCTGTTTTCAACTCCGCCcgcgactgctctcggctaaTCTCATTGATTGCCATCTGTAGCtgtagatgaagtcgaacacacctataaACAGCATGAATCAAACTACAAagtaaaagacatgaaaacatgaacatgaaacaaaacccaaaacaaCCCCACGTTCCAAATACGTCTAAACTGTATGTTTTAGCatcaataaaacatacaaaaatgtatgttttgtgccTCTAAACGTTATGTAAAAATACCTACGTATAAACAATGAGCCCAGGCTGTAAAAACATGTCTCTTGCATCTTTATTTGACCCTATAACTCTAACACGCTTCTAattctattctttaaaaaacctcTCCCCTTTTAGACTTTTTAGTACTCTATTCATTTACTAACtgcttattttcttaaaaaacactAGCTTCTCTATAAGTTTTGTATTGTATGTTTTTCcttgtatttattatacaattaacaaaatacaaaaaaggcctctaacactagcttattctattctttttctgtttAAGACCGAACTATCAAactattatgatgatgatgttctctctatctctctccaAACAGGTTTGGCAAGCTTGTTGACAAGATGAAAGTGAAAGCAGTTTTACATGCAACGTTTACACCTGCtcgtaagattttttttttttgtttgtttgtttctttttttttgttttgagaaactaattttaatttttaaatgtaggaATTGATTTGTACATAATAAGAAACCAAGGAGATTTTGAGAACTTGTCTAGTAGCTGATCAGAACAAGTCTTCAGGTGTGGAGCACAAAGGTACTTATTAATGTAAGTAAGCAAGTAAGAAAATACTAACTTAATAATGAAACACTCAAGAAACATGATTAAATATGACAAATAGAGATTACAAGACTGTAATATGATTCTGCCTAatgttttgtaaacattttttaaaagtgttatataatttatataatgatCAGTGTAAATAAAAGTAGCCTACTGTTGTTACAGCCTACCTCATAGTTTTTAAAGGTTGTgttttaaagtgaaagtaatatgaaatgtaaaaagtatttaagttgTGGATATTACTCATGCATTTccttaactatatatatatggacAATTTCTAACCTTTATGTATGTAATCTTAAGCCAGAATCTGTTGATACTGTTATGATACATTGTATTTTCTGTAGTTAATGACAGTATGAAGTTGTTCATTTTCTAAAGGAaatttcatttgcaaaaaagaCATCCCAGGCATCAAACcctgttttagatttttttttttaaaatctgtaaatatattttaaatgtatatattttaaaaatgtgtttatgtgtcaGTGATCAAGATGACATGTAACATGAAGTGTAGGACTGTAAGTCTTCTATTAAAGGACTATTAATATAGCAGTGTTGTAGTTTATGCTGATCTTGACGTGTAATGTATGTATAAAAACTTTGCATAGATTTCATCATTAAATTGTACAAGAACATGAGACACAAACTGTGTGTCACatcacatttgctaaaatcattttgtgTTCTTTTGACGACAGTTGTATAAAAAGTGTTTGTAAATGTACAGTTGATGTTTAgccatttaaaacagacataatcaattatatacagtaaaaacatcttatacaatgttttatagaaatattttatattttttataaaaacaaatatttttatactatttttataaaatattttaacaatgtaaagctgtttaattactgtagtttctttgtgtttgtttgtcagtGGTGGAGATCAAATTGTTCAGATCCATCATGGATGAAACTCAAACATCTGGAGATGAAGTTATTTTTCCAGGATGCAGGTACTTCATATAAcacattaaataacatttaatgttatagatagatagataatatagataatatagatatatatgaaacagatttttaaaaaagcatatataaaagtataataatattatctTATTAGATTAAGATTCTTATAATAAGGGGTtaaatcttttctgttttaactcagttcatcagaagagatcagaaccAGAGCCCAGCTGGGTGTCTATGAAGTGTCTATGCGTCAGCCATTAAAGTTTAACAGTGAAAATACACAGCCTGGTCTCAGGTGCAACATctgtataaaaacaattttagcatgacattttatattatcacagttgagtttattatttttgtataaacacagtggatacaattattataaagttctttttaaattgaatttgatACTGATAATTGTATAGTTAATTTGTTGCTAAAGTCAATTAAAGGATTAATggaccctctggggtctgagggtgtttttgggccctggagaagttttgacatgccctaacATGCGAACAGATCCTGTTCAACTGTTGAAAGAAGTAAAACATACCTGGTATTGTCAATGTGTTTGCTGCTTCTTTTCATGaactaaagaaaaaacagtCCCACCATCAGTAGTCATTGCTGGAGCTTATGTTACCATATTTATGTAGAATTTAAATCCAGTGTAACAGcttctgatgttggtacagcactGGAAGAGTGTAATTTAACATGAACACAATAGGTACACTGTACATAAcaattcaatattttgatgtgaGTACATAGTACTTCACAATAAATATAGAGTGGGACCCTCTTAACTTAAGTCTCACTCTGTTTTCATCCAGTCCAGAAAAAGAGGTCAGAAGcagagcccagctgtgtgtctatgaaaaGTGACGCATCTATGCATGAGACATTAAAGTTTAACAGTGGAAATACACAGCCTGGTCTCAGGTGTtacatttgtataaaaattcaattatagcatgacattttacattattgaGTTGTGCTATTTTTGTATAAACAGTGTATGAAATGATTACAAAGTGCTCTTTACATACAATTATGAACTTAATCTCtctattttagtttatttcatcagaagagatcagaagTAGAGCCCAGTTGTGTGTCTATAAAAAGAGAAGGATCTATAGTTTGTAAAGTACAATTCAAGAGTGAAGATACACAGCTTGGTCTATGGTATAATATTTCTGTAAGAGATATGATTTGAAGATATGATATGGAATATGTAAGACATTGcgtaataatgttttttttttacagccatGAAGTTCTCAACGCATTTAGattaaatctgatgaagaaggTTGAGTGTCTGTATGAGGGAACATCGACTCGGGGAAACCTAACACTGCTAaatgagatctacacagagctctacatcacagagagtGAGACTGGAGAGATCAGTAATGagcatgaggtgagacagattgagacacaATCCAGGAGAGGAGCAACAGAAGACACACAgatcaaatgcaatgacatctttagacctttacctggacaagacaaacccatcagaactgtgctgacaaagggagtcgctggcattggaaaaacagtctctgtgcagaagttcatcctggactgggctgaagggaAAAAGAATCAGGATGTCCAgctcatatttccacttcctttcagagAAATCAACTTAATGAAGGACAAAACACTCAGTCTTTCAGATCTTCTTAATATCTTTTTCCCAGAAACACAAGAAATGAAAATATCCtgtgatgaatataaagtgttgttcatctttgatggtgtGGATGAGTGTCGTCTGTCTCTGGACTTTAAGAGTGAAGTGAAACTGTGTAATATATCTGAATCAGCCTCAGTGGACGTGCTGCTGATGAACCTCATTGTGGggaatctgcttccctctgctctcatctggatcacctccagaccagcagcagctgatctcATTCCCTCCGAGTTTGTCCATCGAGTGACAGAGGTACGAGGATTCAGTGAGTCACAGAAAGAGGAatacttcaggaagagaatcagtgatcagAGTCTGGCTAACAGGATCATCTCACACCTGAAGTCATCAAGGAGCCTCTACATCATGTGTCACatcccagtgttctgctggatctcagccgcagttctagagaagatgttgagtcaagcagagagtggagagattcctaagactctcactcaaatgtacacacacttcctgatccTTCAGACCAACATCAAACATGAGAAGGACTATGAAAATAATGTGACAGATGAAGACATGATCCTCAAACTGGGAAAACTGGCTTTTCAGCAGCTTGTGAAAGGCAACCTGATATTCTATGAGGAAGACCTGAGagagtgtggcattgatgtgacagaagcatcagtgtactCAGGTCTGTGCAAtcagatcttcagagaggagttgggcttgtatcaggggaaagtcttctgctttgttcatctgagcCTCCAGGAACATCTAGCAGCTCTATATGTGCACCTTTCCTTtacaaacaacaacatcaaTGTGTTTGACCAAACCAAGCAGAGTCTGTTGTCTAAGATTTTTAACCTGAAGAAATATAATTCACTATCTGATCTGCATCAGAGAGCTGTAGATGAGGCTCTGCAGAGTAATAATGGACATCTGGATCCTTTCCTGCGTTTTTTTCTGGGTCTCTCAGTGAAGTCCAATCAGACTCTCATACAAAAACTACTGACACAGACAGGAAGCTGCTCCTACAACAAAAtggaaacagttgagtacatcaAACAGAAGATCAGGAAGAATCGCTCTGCTGAGAAATCCATCAATCTATttcactgtctgaatgaactgggtgATGATTCACTGATGCAGGAGATCCAACATTATCTGAAATCTGGAGAAATGAAAAAAGGCGAACTCTCCTCTTCACAGTTTTCAGTTCTGGTTTATGTGTTGCTGACATCAGAGCAGAAGATGGATGTTTTTGATCTAAAACAGTTTATTGGAAAACAACATAGAGCAGAAGAAGTTCTTCATAATCTGTTACCTGTGGTTAAAGAATCCAGATCAATTCAGTAAGTAACACTAAAACAAACTCACAAAACATGATTCCATTcagtaatattatatttttttccacaaattaacaaaatgggCAAGTCTCAGAGGATGACACTTCTGGCAGTGAGCAGGAGAGATGTGTGAGATACACTTACTAAAGCAGCTGAGGAGGTTTTTGTTTGGTCTGTGTGAGAACTGGATGATTGTAGAGATCGGTGTAGAAAATGAAAGACTGAATGCAAGGGAGGTTAAAACTGACATAATATATTTTGCTCTGTGCATGAACTGTGTTCCGATTGACATGGTCCCTGTACAGTATTCATTGTTCCCTATTCCCTAAGCAGGAGAAATCCACTGAAGTTTACTTCACTTTGGAACATTCATTCATGGATTTGCGCTGTGCCACTGCCTGCAATGTcttaacacacaaacaaatcttACTAGTGAAGTGTGACATAAATGCATctgtaaataattacaatttaaatccATGTCTCGCACGCTTTAATGACCTTTAATTGGAACATATACGCTCGCTTCGAACTGATGTCATACGCATGCGCCGgggtactctcgtgaacatgcATCCACAAGTGACACAGTAgacttgttttttattcaggTCATGGTGCATGTTTgctctttgttttgttgtgttttttttctttctctttatgCCATTTTGGACAatcttttttgttcatttaaataaatacaaacttgcTGCAACTGGAGCTACTCTTACGCCCCATGCATTACTGTGACAGGTATTTCATAAGGaattaaattactgaaacatacatttaaaaactaaagaaaggtcatttactgttgttttcagtatagtggtttgttttgttcttttacaCAGGCTGTGTGAATGcaatctcactgctcagtcctGTGCAAGTTTATCTTCAGCTCTGCAATCCTCAAACTCAAAcatcctgagagagctggacctgagtaacaatgatctgaaggattctggagtgaagcttctctctgatggactgaagagtccaaactgtcagctggagatactgaggtaaatagtttcaataaaataaataaacaaaatgtgtttaccAAACTGTAAAGCTtgcaatgtaattttatataattatacaatgTGCCACTATGTTAATTTACATGCAAACATGGATTTGAAAATGCAACATGCATCAAATAgctgccctttttttttttgattggcCATCCTAATCACCAGTTTTCTTTATTGAtgatcttatttttaatttcagtaattgttatcattatattattgaaaagcattttatatACAATCCTCAAATTATATGTTCGGGTACTTTcacatcaaatcaaatcaaatgggGACACttttcataaaacatgaaaGTTAACAAATATAAACCGCTTTCcccctttctctctcacacCGAAACTCTGACACGTTCTGGAACACAGATGAATAATCCttataattatgataaaaagATTTCACAGTGTATATTAGTctatattagtatattagtCTATAACAAAATGAAAGAGATGTCCAGTGAGTCTCCAAAGTTTTTTACTAAGATGCTGATACGTGAAGACGTGTAGAGGGGTATTTAAAACCTGAGaaattataatatatgtgtCTGTGTAGATTACACGCTTGTTTAAATACATCTGGGAAAGCGCGTTCCTGTAAGAACAAACAAATTCAGGCACCCCCAAAAATGACAggacacacatacatacaaacagaTGCACACTCAAACAGAGACTGACTCTGGCTGTTGTGATAATAgttataatagtttttaaaagtttttaaagtaaactaTCTGTCACAAAgaggaaaatgtaaaagatcATTTTATCCATTTTCTTTATTGAtggtcttatttttaatttcagtaattgttattatattattgaaaagcattttatatACAACCATCAAATTATATGTACGGTACTTTCACATATATCGTTCACTCAAAACCTgttaaaattctttatttattctgcTCATCTATCTTCTTTTTCTAGCATTGTCCTTAGATACACACGCAGACTGAGGGGAGAGAGCTAGATTAAGGGAGCgttagagagagagggagagagagagagagacagtaaAATGGGGGCTCACGCACAGACGCATGCTGGGGTGAAAGTGAGGGTAAGGGGAAATAGAGAGTGACAGAGGGTTAGAGGTGAGGTCATAATAATGACGAATCGCCTATCGATTGCTTGGGAAAGAGCCAAATGGTCACGTCGTATGGAATTCTGCAGATTTCTTAAAACAAGCGTATCCTGTAACAGAAGAACGAATTTGGGGGGCCCGCGAAAATGACAAGAGTGGTGGGGAGGCTGTGAGACACACACGCACGCTCAAACAGAAGCACACTCAATCGGTTGTGAAAGCTTTGGGGTAACAGAgatagttttttaaaaagtttttaggtTTTTGCAAACCTCTCAACAACTATCTGGCACAAAGAGCTAAATGTAGAAGATTCTACAAGTTTTATCCATTTTCTTTATTGAtggtcttatttttaatttcagtaattgttatcattatattattgaaaagcattttatatACAATCCTCAAATTATATGTTCGGGTACTTTcacatcaaatcaaatcaaatcaaatggggacactttatcttcacacaatattgtattttattttgttgtatttgattaactacgtttatctgaaaattgagtgtttactgttgccttttgcattgttgatgtactatttcctatttaatactgtacagccgccttgtcacaattctgtattgttaaaggcggtatataaataaaggtgatttgatttgatttgatttgatttgaccAGTTGAACTTGACACGTACTGTTCTATAGTTGGGGGAGATCAGCTTTAAGAaaggaacattttaaatgtttttgtcatctAAATAAATAGCTAATTGGTGCATAATGGAGTGCAGCAGAGCAGCATGAAGAATATCAAATATTAACATCATTATCAGTAGTTACCAGAAGTTACAAAGTTTCCGTAAACTCTAGTGTTAAGACACCCAAgtagaaaatgtagaaaatgacacaaatagatgaaaactaggggtgtaacgatacatgtattcgtacccaACCGTCACGGTATGGGCATCTTGGTTTGGTGCATGAGgtcttacaacgaatacaggcaattcatcTTCAAACCAGAAGGGGGCGTCCGTAGTAATGCAACGCTGTTTGAGAAccgccagcagaagaacagcgaatacCAGGAGTTGTGctcttgaaaacaaagcccactagacaatgatcatgtgctgattctgaacgcgtctctcactgacaaaggcaTATActgagctttgtgctcttgtatcttGTATCGCGCTggtgtttggttcactgtattttattttgataaagtaccaattGTGCTGTCAAGTTAGtaatgctagaagcctggaactgatatatTTTGTGATTGTGTGCGCAAGCAcaattacttcaactttcctcacACCAGCAAAATcagcttaaacaaaaaacaaataggatgtcgctttctgccatttgagtttctgttctgtcacaaaactgaattgAAACTCAGCGAATGTAGGCTACGTTACGTGTcgcactgattttttttcttcttgtctaatggttaactaaattaaatatatgtcaagtatttattccttgtatgtatatatgtactgcagattttacaGCCTATATTTGACATTacaatttgatataatatttagtattttaacatgtaagtggaaaaaaaatttataatttgtactgtctgttaaaaataaatgaaaagaaatctagcattgtaaaaaatgttttctgttgaTGTACCGAAGtcgtatcgaaccgtgaccccTGAACCGAGGTACGAACCAAactgtgacatctgtgtaccgttacacccctaatgaAAGAAAGTGATGTTAAGAGATGTTTTCAAGTGATGTTTTTTCCAGTAACACCGGTGATACAACTTCAGCCATTTCCATCATATAATTTAGAATGCGTACAcgacatttcagatttttttcaaatacatttatttttaacactaaGCTTAAGTCATGACCATAATATTATAGGAATAATTAATGGCTGAAATGGgtataaatgtgtataaatgtgtataaaGAGAGTTGTCTGATCGTTACATGAACTATTGCTGTGTTTTCAgattgtctggctgtatggtgacagagaagGGCTGTCGTTGTGTGTTTTCAGCTCTGAGTttaaacccctcacacctgagagagctggatctgagctacaatcacccaggagattCAGGAATCAAACTCCTCACTGAAATACTGTTGGATTCAACCTGCTTACTGGACAAACTGAAGTATGTCTAGCAGGAAGATTTTAGAATTTTGTATTTCAACTTCTCCGtggtgctatatatatatatatatatatatatatatatatggctgtatatcgacACTGCTGTGATTCGGCCGTAGGCACAAGGTCTTACGTCTACGAGTGTGATtttgcgtttatacaacagtttgacagCACAAGTGTGTAATTACATAAAAGATTCAAATCTAAAGTTGACAGTTAAGCCCAAGCCTCCATTACTAATTCTAtaacgtcactttagaactagtaacgaaggaatgttgagttgcttcattgaagcttattgtattactgtatttaacGCTCATGGTATTATGTGTGGTAGAGTATCATGAGAGAGTGATTGACTGAGCAATCAtaattacctgcatctgatatagcatgcatttttcagctcaaaaaacattagtttgaatatccaCTGAAGAAAGTGTTATCTGTGTTGTAATGTTAATattctttcatctgttaagggtgatttctgaTGACAGCGCTGCTCAATGCATTTGTTAGCTGCATTAAGCTGATGTTGTAAGTAAAAATGACTTCCGCTTatgaaaaatttttttttttaaatgtaaagacattacaaattaGCAGAATTTTTAACCACAGACATCTTGCCAAGTTGAGGCTTCTCTCGGGCGGGTTAATTAATGCTGAATGGCTGCTCacaccctggagctcacatgcCAAAAAATATGGACGCAAATTTTTAGAGCTTAAATAAgaatctttattaacaaactgtatatttgaactctaaacaagtacattctcacctgaaaacatcttaaaacatcttacaactaaaaaacattctgtgacacagaaacagtattatttttaaaattacagtggATTTGGGCGTCCACAAAAAGAAGTACCGCAAGCAGAGTGATACAGTTACAAACAGTTGGACTCTAATATTGCACTCTTactagccaatcagattcaagaaccagaaagaactgttgtgtgtgtatatatatatatgttgctTACTGTATATGGACTGTAAACTTattcacatatttacatatacacacacacacacacacacacaaacaaacacatacacatgaCTGGTCAGCTATCCTTGTAGGGACTACAATAAAGGACTACATTAGgcagattttttaatttaagtccCCACCATGACACAAGTCCCCatgggtttgtgtgtgtgtattcaggtttaagtccccaccaGGATATATAAACCAAATGCATATAGTTGGACAGTAATCTGCAGAAgtccactagtattttcaccagctaaacaaaatggtttaatgtgttatttctaTCTTCTGCTGtagtgtcagtaggaaatatcagtttacatttcaaaaattcattttgccattaattgtaataaccTATTGAGGTTTTctgagtctgacaacagccagagATCTGATTCTATCATCATCTAGAATGAAATGAAGAGAAAGCAAAAAAACTGAGACagtccagaagaactgtggcaacgttaccaagatgcttcaagagacctacctgaaaaactaagtgtaccttttctgtttcttcatgtcattccagacagactggatgatgatgggatcagatctctgtgtgga
This genomic interval from Labeo rohita strain BAU-BD-2019 unplaced genomic scaffold, IGBB_LRoh.1.0 scaffold_193, whole genome shotgun sequence contains the following:
- the LOC127159132 gene encoding NLR family CARD domain-containing protein 3, producing MDETQTSGDEVIFPGCSHEVLNAFRLNLMKKVECLYEGTSTRGNLTLLNEIYTELYITESETGEISNEHEVRQIETQSRRGATEDTQIKCNDIFRPLPGQDKPIRTVLTKGVAGIGKTVSVQKFILDWAEGKKNQDVQLIFPLPFREINLMKDKTLSLSDLLNIFFPETQEMKISCDEYKVLFIFDGVDECRLSLDFKSEVKLCNISESASVDVLLMNLIVGNLLPSALIWITSRPAAADLIPSEFVHRVTEVRGFSESQKEEYFRKRISDQSLANRIISHLKSSRSLYIMCHIPVFCWISAAVLEKMLSQAESGEIPKTLTQMYTHFLILQTNIKHEKDYENNVTDEDMILKLGKLAFQQLVKGNLIFYEEDLRECGIDVTEASVYSGLCNQIFREELGLYQGKVFCFVHLSLQEHLAALYVHLSFTNNNINVFDQTKQSLLSKIFNLKKYNSLSDLHQRAVDEALQSNNGHLDPFLRFFLGLSVKSNQTLIQKLLTQTGSCSYNKMETVEYIKQKIRKNRSAEKSINLFHCLNELGDDSLMQEIQHYLKSGEMKKGELSSSQFSVLVYVLLTSEQKMDVFDLKQFIGKQHRAEEVLHNLLPVVKESRSIQLCECNLTAQSCASLSSALQSSNSNILRELDLSNNDLKDSGVKLLSDGLKSPNCQLEILRLSGCMVTEKGCRCVFSALSLNPSHLRELDLSYNHPGDSGIKLLTEILLDSTCLLDKLNVDHGGESRITAGLKKYACFLTLDPNTANHYIVLSEENRKVTCVDKKQSYPDHPDRFDYWPQVLCKESVCGRCYWEIEWSGDYHVDISVSYKSISRKGWGGECMFGYNDQSWSLYCSPIGYLFRHNNIQTKLPVKPISRRTGVYGNIYRIGVYVDVSAGTLSFYSVSDTMSLIHTEQTTFTQPLYPGFYVYPESSVKLY